One Terriglobales bacterium genomic window carries:
- a CDS encoding helix-turn-helix domain-containing protein: MKDQLEALVSQMHKTGILYSEAVREFKKRFILTVLQENQGNQCKAARELGMHRNTLSRTIAELKLDVRGLRSGMRRPPRSARPMAVEKKVAR, from the coding sequence GTGAAGGACCAGCTGGAAGCGCTCGTCAGCCAGATGCACAAGACCGGTATCCTGTACTCGGAAGCGGTGCGGGAATTCAAGAAGCGGTTCATCCTGACGGTCTTGCAGGAAAACCAGGGCAATCAGTGCAAGGCAGCGCGGGAGCTGGGCATGCACCGCAATACGCTCAGCCGCACCATCGCGGAGCTGAAGCTGGACGTGCGCGGGCTGCGCAGCGGGATGCGGCGACCGCCGCGGAGCGCGCGGCCGATGGCGGTGGAGAAGAAAGTCGCGAGGTAG
- the mnmA gene encoding tRNA 2-thiouridine(34) synthase MnmA produces MAASKTIAVAMSGGVDSSTVAAMLRADGHQVIGLTMQLWNQRRLAGHDGMPEAVTGRCCSIDDVYDARRVAEHLHIPYYVVNFEDRFEDDVVRPFVQEYLSGRTPIPCSLCNNHLKFDQFLVTARQIGADLLATGHYARVEYSAERGRWLLRRAVDTAKDQSYFLFGLTQEQLAHTLFPLGGLTKPEVRRIAAAHGLQIAEKPDSQEICFVPGGDYKRFLDAYFAEQGESLPDTAGELVTTSGEVIGEHQGIHNFTVGQRKGLGVATGSPLYVVQIKGDSRQVMVGSDEELWSRSLRARDLNWIAIPRLREPLRVAAKIRHRHEPAPATAELSASGEVLLTFDQPQRAITPGQAVVFYQDDLVIGGGWIR; encoded by the coding sequence ATGGCTGCTTCCAAGACCATCGCCGTTGCCATGTCGGGCGGTGTGGACTCTTCCACCGTCGCGGCCATGCTGCGCGCCGACGGCCACCAGGTCATCGGCCTGACCATGCAGCTCTGGAACCAGCGCCGTCTGGCCGGCCATGACGGCATGCCCGAAGCAGTCACCGGACGCTGCTGCTCCATCGACGATGTCTACGACGCCCGTCGCGTCGCCGAGCACCTTCATATCCCCTACTACGTGGTCAACTTCGAGGACCGCTTTGAGGATGACGTCGTGCGTCCCTTCGTCCAGGAGTACCTCTCCGGGCGCACGCCCATCCCCTGCAGCCTTTGCAACAATCACCTGAAGTTCGACCAGTTCCTGGTGACCGCAAGGCAGATCGGGGCCGACCTGTTGGCCACCGGGCACTACGCCCGCGTCGAGTACTCCGCGGAGCGCGGCCGCTGGCTGCTGCGCCGCGCTGTGGACACCGCCAAGGACCAGAGCTACTTCCTCTTCGGCCTGACTCAGGAGCAGCTCGCGCACACGCTTTTCCCGCTGGGCGGACTCACCAAGCCCGAGGTCCGCCGCATCGCCGCCGCGCACGGCCTGCAGATCGCCGAAAAGCCAGACTCCCAGGAGATCTGCTTCGTCCCCGGAGGCGACTACAAGCGCTTCCTGGACGCCTACTTCGCCGAGCAAGGCGAGTCTCTGCCCGACACCGCCGGCGAGCTGGTGACCACCAGCGGGGAAGTCATCGGCGAACACCAGGGCATCCACAACTTCACTGTCGGCCAGCGCAAGGGCCTGGGCGTGGCCACGGGCTCGCCGCTGTACGTGGTGCAGATCAAGGGCGACTCCCGCCAGGTGATGGTGGGCAGCGACGAGGAACTCTGGTCGCGCTCCTTGCGCGCCCGCGACCTGAACTGGATCGCCATCCCCCGACTGCGCGAGCCCCTGCGCGTCGCCGCCAAGATCCGCCACCGCCACGAGCCCGCGCCGGCGACCGCTGAGCTCTCCGCCAGCGGGGAAGTGCTTCTCACCTTCGACCAGCCCCAGCGCGCCATCACCCCCGGCCAGGCCGTTGTCTTCTATCAGGACGATCTGGTCATCGGCGGCGGCTGGATCCGCTAA
- a CDS encoding dipeptidase, translating to MASPAIDFARQNQDRFLNELKDLLRIPSISTLEEHKPDVRRAAEMVANELKRIGFENVEIIATQGHPLIYADWLHATGKPTALCYAHYDVQPPDPVDEWISPPFEPTVRNNNIYARGAVDDKGQLWMQVKAFEAMMKGGRLPINVKIIIEGEEEVGGESIAEYVRKNKKKLEADFALVTDTELFAPDLPTLCVGLRGLVYTEIEAKGAMTDLHSGMYGGAAPNPLFALIEMIGKMKDKNGKILIPGFYKDVKAPSKDELKAWKRLPFNEEHYRKTEVGSKVLTGEPGYSVLYRTWARPTLEVHGMPGGFTAPGAKTVIPAKASAKVSMRMVPNQDPDDILKKYLAFIKKHTPKGIEINVKVLSKGEAIVVGTDNKYVKASVEAMHEVFKKDTVFIRSGGSIPIVTDFEKVLKIPSIMMGMGLPDDNLHAPNEKFHIPNFYRGIESIIRFFEKVAGS from the coding sequence ATGGCAAGCCCTGCAATCGATTTTGCACGACAGAACCAAGACCGTTTTCTTAACGAACTCAAAGACCTGTTGCGGATCCCGAGCATCAGCACCCTGGAGGAGCACAAGCCGGACGTCAGGCGCGCGGCCGAGATGGTGGCCAACGAGCTGAAACGGATCGGCTTCGAGAACGTGGAGATCATCGCCACCCAGGGGCACCCCCTGATCTACGCCGACTGGCTGCACGCCACCGGCAAGCCCACGGCGCTGTGCTACGCGCACTACGACGTTCAGCCCCCGGACCCGGTGGACGAGTGGATCTCGCCGCCCTTCGAGCCCACGGTGCGCAACAACAACATCTACGCGCGCGGCGCGGTGGACGACAAGGGCCAGCTGTGGATGCAGGTGAAGGCGTTCGAGGCCATGATGAAAGGCGGGCGCCTGCCGATCAACGTGAAGATCATCATCGAGGGTGAGGAGGAAGTGGGCGGCGAGTCGATCGCAGAGTACGTCCGCAAGAACAAGAAGAAGCTGGAGGCCGACTTCGCCCTGGTGACCGACACCGAGCTGTTCGCCCCCGACCTGCCGACGCTGTGCGTGGGGCTGCGCGGGCTGGTGTACACCGAGATCGAAGCCAAGGGCGCGATGACCGACCTGCACTCCGGGATGTATGGCGGGGCGGCGCCCAATCCCCTGTTCGCGCTCATCGAGATGATCGGCAAGATGAAGGACAAGAACGGGAAGATCCTGATCCCCGGCTTCTACAAGGACGTGAAGGCGCCGAGCAAAGACGAGCTGAAAGCGTGGAAGCGGCTGCCCTTCAACGAAGAGCACTACCGCAAGACCGAGGTGGGATCGAAGGTGCTGACCGGCGAACCGGGTTACTCGGTGCTGTACCGGACGTGGGCGCGGCCGACCCTGGAAGTGCACGGCATGCCCGGCGGGTTCACGGCGCCGGGGGCGAAGACGGTGATCCCGGCCAAGGCGTCGGCCAAGGTGTCGATGCGCATGGTGCCCAACCAGGACCCGGACGACATCCTGAAAAAGTACCTGGCGTTCATCAAGAAGCACACGCCCAAGGGGATCGAGATCAACGTGAAGGTGCTCTCCAAGGGCGAGGCCATCGTGGTGGGGACCGACAACAAGTACGTCAAAGCGTCGGTGGAGGCCATGCACGAAGTGTTCAAGAAGGACACGGTGTTCATCCGCTCGGGCGGGTCGATCCCCATCGTCACCGACTTCGAGAAGGTGCTGAAGATCCCGTCCATCATGATGGGCATGGGGCTGCCCGACGACAACCTGCATGCGCCCAACGAGAAGTTCCACATCCCGAACTTCTACCGGGGGATCGAGAGCATCATCCGGTTCTTCGAAAAAGTCGCTGGTAGCTAG
- the smc gene encoding chromosome segregation protein SMC, with protein sequence MLKLKKLQILGFKSFCDRTELKFHGDGIAAIVGPNGCGKSNISDAIMWVLGEQSAKSLRGARMEDVIFAGTRDRTPNGMAEVSLTLIDPEVYEGGTSDLTAEPEIEIRDEMPEEDWDETALRTEAAAEAARIAEEVHPHQKYQVPGGRGQEAGSSTQEAGDATSQARDTESASAETAGTASEAASDAAEGGRAPQVEPASAEPQVVLKVRRRKFNQIEFKKGQIVVTRRLFRSGDSEYLLNGKLCRLRDIQDIFMGTGLGPESYAIIEQGRIGQILSSKPHDRRAIIEEAAGITKFKTKKRLAEMRLEEAKLNLARVNDIFEEVTRQMNSLRRQAAKADRYARLREEMRAKLRLVLASRSAQMEREQAALRAELERVTEEMRARGESVQQMEAEHRERTQRGYAIETEARRAGDRLNEIGREIDRATQRQKTNEERCAELAARAAAAEAEIAHTEAQLTSLRAEVEANRTTLESASGEVAAAQQEAALRQQEAASASSALLEVERLQEQRRLQVLEAVGAASNVRNQMAQAEEQAAALDREASRLNQELEAASAQIESFGGRRGQMSMEFETVQQRVNGLDGQIGEARRRLESRRETEVESKKRLDTLRAEYATLLGKKGSLESVIAEHGYSTESVKRLFQSGVLNAGFAPAGVLADFLEVEDRYEPVVEDFLRDELNYVVVKSWDAADAGLAMLRSDVNGRATFLVHPNDAQAKFSFVVDESTRHAPRREQEVVPLKSCIRVLNGFGKSLEMILPKLGNGYITANPAVARELALENPDAFFLATSGECFHNVTVTGGKQRSEGPLSMKRDLREVLRHLEQVEQGLREEEARVGLLAREIRELSSLLERLEEEKREAERLALTSGHALQQLDTEMARTNERLGTYRAELARVSDERAAKVRLASERRSEAETHEQRRASLEGETTAAQETLITLKVTRDAAAHTAAEMASKVAVLEERRTAAAANLHRIESMAADVEVRVMGLREQVAAAAAERQHREQENTQLAEQLAGLADEGIAMQARSQELQAESGEVRERLSELEAALRELRQALDAARDRRGEITAQAAKLDSDRSHLSETAVNELGLTTEQLRADASIVQVEGEPLVFEEQAYREMKARLEAMGPVNMMALEEYKETAQRHEFLETQRKDLLESIENTQNTIREIETFSRQKFQEAFDRINENFQETFKKLFGGGQALMRLTDLENTTESGIDVVASPPGKKLQNVLLLSGGEKALTALALLVGIFQYQPSPFCILDEVDAPLDDANVGRFVELVKEMSARTQFILITHSKKTMTAAPVMYGVTMQEPGVSKLVSVRFGENVPEGMRVN encoded by the coding sequence TTGCTGAAACTCAAAAAGCTGCAGATCCTGGGCTTCAAATCCTTTTGCGACCGCACCGAGCTGAAGTTCCACGGGGACGGCATCGCCGCCATCGTCGGACCGAACGGGTGCGGGAAATCGAACATCTCGGACGCGATCATGTGGGTGCTGGGCGAGCAGTCGGCCAAGTCGCTGCGCGGCGCCCGCATGGAGGATGTGATCTTCGCCGGGACGCGGGACCGCACGCCGAACGGGATGGCGGAGGTGTCGCTGACGCTGATCGATCCGGAGGTGTATGAGGGCGGGACATCGGACCTGACCGCCGAGCCGGAGATCGAGATCCGCGACGAGATGCCGGAGGAGGATTGGGACGAGACCGCGCTGCGGACGGAAGCGGCGGCAGAGGCAGCGCGCATCGCAGAGGAAGTGCACCCGCATCAAAAGTACCAGGTACCGGGAGGCCGGGGGCAGGAGGCAGGAAGCAGCACGCAGGAGGCGGGAGATGCGACGAGTCAAGCGAGAGATACCGAGAGTGCCTCAGCGGAGACGGCCGGGACTGCCTCCGAAGCCGCGAGCGACGCGGCCGAGGGCGGCCGCGCCCCGCAAGTCGAGCCAGCATCGGCAGAGCCGCAGGTCGTACTGAAGGTCCGGCGCAGGAAATTCAACCAGATCGAATTCAAGAAGGGACAGATCGTCGTGACCCGGCGCCTGTTCCGGTCGGGCGACAGCGAGTACCTGCTGAACGGAAAGCTGTGCCGGCTGCGGGACATCCAGGACATCTTCATGGGGACGGGCCTGGGGCCGGAGTCGTACGCGATCATCGAGCAGGGGCGCATCGGGCAAATCCTCTCGAGCAAGCCGCACGACCGGCGGGCCATCATCGAGGAGGCCGCCGGGATCACCAAGTTCAAGACCAAGAAGCGGCTGGCGGAGATGCGCCTGGAGGAGGCCAAGCTCAACCTGGCGCGGGTGAACGACATCTTCGAGGAAGTGACGCGGCAGATGAACTCGCTGCGGCGGCAGGCAGCGAAAGCGGACCGCTACGCGCGCCTGCGCGAGGAGATGCGGGCCAAGTTGCGGCTGGTGCTGGCCAGCCGGTCGGCGCAGATGGAGCGCGAGCAGGCAGCGCTGCGGGCCGAGCTGGAGCGGGTGACGGAGGAGATGCGGGCGCGCGGCGAGTCGGTGCAGCAGATGGAAGCGGAGCACCGGGAGCGCACGCAGCGGGGATACGCCATCGAGACCGAGGCGCGCAGGGCCGGCGACCGGCTGAACGAGATCGGGCGGGAGATCGACCGGGCGACGCAGCGGCAGAAGACCAACGAGGAGCGCTGCGCGGAGCTGGCGGCGCGAGCGGCGGCGGCGGAGGCGGAGATCGCGCACACCGAGGCGCAGCTTACCTCGTTGCGGGCAGAGGTCGAGGCCAACCGGACGACGCTGGAGTCGGCGTCGGGCGAGGTGGCAGCAGCACAGCAGGAGGCAGCCCTTAGGCAGCAGGAGGCGGCGTCGGCGTCGAGCGCCCTGCTGGAGGTGGAGCGGCTGCAGGAACAGCGGCGCCTGCAGGTGCTGGAGGCGGTCGGGGCGGCGTCGAACGTGCGCAACCAGATGGCGCAGGCGGAGGAGCAGGCGGCGGCCCTGGACCGCGAGGCGTCGCGGCTGAACCAGGAACTGGAAGCGGCAAGCGCGCAGATCGAGTCTTTCGGCGGCCGGCGCGGGCAGATGTCGATGGAGTTCGAGACGGTGCAGCAGCGGGTGAATGGGCTCGACGGGCAGATCGGGGAGGCACGGCGGCGGCTGGAGTCCAGGCGCGAAACCGAGGTCGAGTCGAAGAAACGGCTGGACACGCTGCGCGCCGAGTACGCGACGCTGCTGGGCAAGAAGGGTTCGCTGGAGTCGGTGATCGCCGAGCACGGGTATTCGACCGAGTCGGTGAAGCGGCTGTTCCAGTCGGGAGTGCTCAACGCGGGGTTCGCGCCGGCCGGCGTCCTGGCCGACTTCCTGGAGGTCGAGGACCGCTATGAGCCGGTGGTGGAAGACTTCCTGCGCGACGAGCTGAATTATGTGGTGGTGAAGTCGTGGGACGCTGCGGACGCCGGCCTGGCGATGCTGCGCAGCGACGTGAACGGGCGGGCGACATTCCTGGTGCACCCCAACGATGCGCAGGCGAAGTTCTCGTTCGTGGTGGATGAGAGCACGCGTCATGCGCCGCGGCGGGAGCAGGAGGTGGTGCCGCTGAAGAGCTGCATCCGGGTGCTGAACGGGTTCGGCAAGAGCCTGGAAATGATCCTGCCCAAGCTGGGGAACGGGTACATCACGGCGAATCCGGCGGTGGCGCGCGAGCTGGCGCTGGAGAATCCGGACGCGTTCTTCCTGGCGACCTCGGGCGAGTGCTTCCACAACGTGACCGTCACCGGCGGCAAACAGCGCAGCGAGGGCCCGCTCTCCATGAAGCGCGATCTGCGCGAGGTGCTGCGGCACCTGGAGCAGGTGGAGCAGGGGCTGCGCGAGGAAGAGGCGCGGGTAGGGCTGCTGGCACGGGAGATCCGCGAGCTCTCTTCCCTGCTGGAGCGGCTGGAGGAGGAGAAGCGGGAGGCCGAGCGGCTGGCGCTGACTTCGGGACACGCGCTGCAACAGCTGGACACGGAGATGGCCCGCACCAACGAGCGCCTGGGCACCTACCGGGCGGAATTGGCGCGGGTGAGCGACGAGCGCGCGGCGAAAGTGCGGCTGGCGTCGGAGAGGCGGAGCGAGGCGGAGACGCACGAGCAGCGCCGGGCGTCGCTGGAAGGAGAGACGACGGCGGCGCAGGAGACGCTAATCACGCTGAAGGTGACGCGCGATGCGGCGGCGCACACCGCGGCCGAGATGGCGTCGAAGGTCGCGGTGCTGGAAGAGCGGCGGACGGCGGCGGCGGCGAACCTGCACCGCATCGAGAGCATGGCGGCCGACGTCGAGGTGCGGGTGATGGGGCTGCGCGAGCAAGTGGCCGCGGCGGCCGCCGAACGCCAGCACCGGGAGCAGGAGAACACCCAACTGGCGGAGCAGCTGGCGGGCCTGGCCGACGAGGGCATCGCCATGCAGGCGCGCAGCCAGGAGCTGCAGGCAGAGTCCGGAGAAGTCCGGGAGCGCCTGAGCGAGCTGGAGGCCGCGCTGCGGGAGCTCCGGCAGGCGCTCGACGCGGCCCGCGACCGGCGCGGCGAGATCACGGCGCAGGCGGCGAAGCTCGATTCCGACCGTTCGCACCTGTCGGAGACCGCGGTCAACGAACTGGGGCTGACCACCGAGCAGTTGCGGGCGGATGCAAGCATCGTGCAGGTCGAGGGCGAGCCGCTGGTCTTCGAGGAGCAGGCCTATCGCGAGATGAAGGCGAGGCTGGAGGCGATGGGACCGGTGAACATGATGGCGCTGGAAGAGTACAAGGAGACGGCACAGCGGCACGAGTTCCTGGAGACCCAGCGCAAGGACTTGCTGGAGTCGATCGAGAACACCCAGAACACGATCCGGGAGATCGAGACGTTCTCGCGGCAGAAGTTCCAGGAGGCGTTCGACCGGATCAACGAGAATTTCCAGGAGACGTTCAAGAAGCTGTTCGGCGGCGGGCAGGCGCTCATGCGCCTGACCGACCTGGAGAACACGACGGAGAGCGGCATCGACGTGGTGGCGTCGCCCCCGGGCAAGAAGCTGCAGAACGTGCTGCTGCTGTCGGGCGGGGAGAAGGCGCTGACCGCGCTGGCGCTGCTGGTGGGCATCTTCCAGTACCAGCCGAGCCCGTTCTGCATCCTGGACGAGGTGGACGCGCCGCTGGATGACGCCAACGTGGGGCGGTTCGTCGAGCTGGTGAAAGAGATGAGCGCCAGGACCCAGTTCATCCTGATCACGCACAGCAAGAAGACGATGACGGCGGCGCCGGTGATGTACGGCGTGACCATGCAGGAGCCGGGAGTGTCGAAGCTGGTATCGGTGCGCTTCGGGGAGAACGTGCCGGAAGGGATGCGGGTGAACTAG
- a CDS encoding YtxH domain-containing protein: protein MASDNGGSSFGWFLAGLGLGALLGVLYAPKSGEETRRQILDAAEESKDYVNTQARRAREQAAQWADKGREVLERQKQQFGSAVEAGRQAYREATENK, encoded by the coding sequence ATGGCCAGTGACAACGGTGGCAGCAGCTTCGGGTGGTTCCTCGCCGGATTAGGTCTGGGAGCACTCCTAGGCGTTTTGTACGCGCCCAAGTCGGGCGAAGAGACGCGGCGGCAGATCCTCGACGCGGCCGAGGAAAGCAAGGACTACGTGAACACGCAGGCGCGGCGGGCGCGCGAGCAGGCCGCACAGTGGGCGGACAAGGGCCGCGAGGTGCTGGAGCGCCAGAAACAGCAGTTCGGCTCGGCCGTGGAAGCCGGGCGGCAGGCGTATCGCGAGGCCACGGAGAACAAGTAA
- a CDS encoding CvpA family protein yields the protein MSWADWVIVGVIALSVLMAAAQGFFVEIFSLAGVVAGYIAAAWGYRQVGEWFLPYVKTAEIANLAGFLTILFAVMIVAGMAGRIVRWAMQEAGLRWVDRLLGAAFGLVRGVVVVTVVLLGLAAFDPGASLLRSSQLAGYFLVAGRGASWLAPAEVRRKFREGLESLRKPQPQPEVRENGRRS from the coding sequence ATGAGCTGGGCTGACTGGGTGATAGTTGGAGTCATCGCGCTGTCGGTGCTGATGGCGGCGGCGCAAGGGTTCTTTGTAGAGATCTTCTCGCTGGCCGGGGTGGTAGCGGGCTACATCGCCGCGGCCTGGGGATACAGGCAGGTAGGCGAGTGGTTCCTGCCGTACGTGAAGACGGCTGAGATCGCCAACCTGGCGGGCTTTTTGACGATCCTGTTCGCAGTCATGATCGTGGCCGGGATGGCCGGGCGGATCGTGCGCTGGGCCATGCAAGAGGCCGGGCTGCGATGGGTGGACCGCTTGCTGGGAGCGGCGTTCGGCTTGGTGCGCGGAGTGGTGGTCGTCACCGTGGTGTTGCTGGGACTGGCGGCCTTCGATCCGGGGGCGAGCCTGCTGCGCAGCTCGCAACTGGCCGGGTATTTCCTGGTGGCCGGCCGGGGAGCGAGCTGGCTGGCGCCGGCAGAGGTGCGAAGGAAGTTCCGGGAAGGGCTGGAGAGCTTGCGCAAGCCGCAGCCGCAGCCTGAGGTCAGGGAGAACGGAAGACGTTCATAG
- a CDS encoding phosphoribosylaminoimidazolesuccinocarboxamide synthase, whose product MTQQALQPPLLQTDFPDLEMYASGKVRDIYRVDNEHLLFVATDRISAFDYVLATGIPHKGAVLTQLSLFWFDFLKDMVANHLVTAKVEKYPRNLRPYEEQLRGRSMEVVHAEMIAVECVVRGYISGSAWKEYKQGGSVCGIKLPGGLKESDQLPEPIFTPAIKATSGHDENISFEEMCQRAGPELSAALRELSLQVYRAASDFARTKGIIIADTKFEFGRTAKGVTLADEVLTPDSSRFWPADKYQPGRSQESFDKQYVRDYLEQIKWNKQPPAPALPEEVARRTSEKYREAYARLTGKELDEPAPWIV is encoded by the coding sequence GTGACACAACAAGCGCTCCAACCACCCTTGCTGCAGACCGACTTTCCCGACCTGGAGATGTACGCCAGCGGGAAGGTGAGGGACATCTACCGGGTGGACAACGAGCACCTGTTGTTCGTGGCCACGGACCGCATCTCGGCCTTCGACTACGTGCTGGCCACCGGCATCCCGCACAAGGGAGCGGTGCTGACCCAGCTCTCGCTGTTCTGGTTCGACTTCCTGAAGGACATGGTTGCCAACCACCTGGTGACGGCGAAGGTGGAGAAGTATCCGCGCAACCTGAGGCCGTACGAAGAGCAGCTGCGGGGGCGCTCCATGGAGGTGGTGCACGCCGAGATGATCGCCGTCGAGTGCGTGGTGCGGGGATACATCTCGGGGTCGGCGTGGAAGGAGTACAAGCAGGGCGGGAGCGTGTGCGGCATCAAGCTGCCGGGGGGGCTGAAGGAGTCGGACCAGCTGCCGGAGCCGATCTTCACCCCGGCCATCAAGGCGACCAGCGGGCACGACGAGAACATCTCCTTCGAGGAGATGTGCCAGCGGGCAGGCCCGGAGCTGAGCGCCGCGTTGCGCGAGCTCAGCCTGCAGGTGTACCGGGCGGCATCAGACTTCGCGCGAACCAAGGGGATCATCATCGCGGACACCAAGTTCGAGTTCGGGAGGACCGCCAAGGGAGTGACGCTGGCCGACGAGGTGCTGACGCCGGATTCGTCGCGCTTCTGGCCGGCGGACAAGTATCAGCCGGGCAGAAGCCAGGAGTCGTTCGACAAGCAGTACGTGCGCGACTACCTGGAGCAGATCAAGTGGAACAAGCAGCCGCCGGCCCCCGCCCTGCCCGAGGAGGTCGCGCGCCGGACCAGCGAGAAGTACCGGGAAGCGTACGCGCGGCTGACGGGCAAGGAGTTGGACGAGCCGGCGCCGTGGATCGTTTGA
- a CDS encoding tetratricopeptide repeat protein codes for MGDLTDFARRVMDQMLEADTERHIAEQKAALSKDPNWAEGHYHLGQLYRVQSKREEARLELLRALQLKPSLADAHVALGEMYAADGEMEKAREHAEYAARFGNRRLKEQLERYSR; via the coding sequence GTGGGAGATCTGACGGATTTCGCGCGCCGGGTGATGGACCAAATGCTCGAAGCCGACACCGAGCGGCACATCGCCGAGCAGAAGGCCGCGCTATCGAAAGATCCAAACTGGGCGGAGGGGCATTACCACCTGGGACAGCTCTACCGGGTGCAGTCCAAGCGTGAAGAGGCGCGGTTGGAGCTATTGAGGGCCCTGCAGTTGAAGCCTTCCTTGGCGGACGCGCACGTGGCGCTGGGAGAGATGTACGCCGCGGACGGAGAGATGGAAAAGGCGCGGGAGCACGCGGAGTACGCGGCGAGATTCGGCAATCGTAGGTTGAAGGAGCAGCTGGAGAGATACAGTCGCTAG
- a CDS encoding SDR family oxidoreductase: protein MKSRNGKPLAGQVAVVTGGGHGIGAAIAEKLAELGATTVVTGRNRRRLEATAGAIEKSGGRAEAVVCDVTELGSVEGLAGGVEKRHGRIDILVNNAGVRGPVGPLHQLGPESWETILNTNLRGVYYCIRAFAPMMVRAGSGHIINISSLAGKNPVPNGAAYSASKWGLNGLSYTVAEELRGHNIRVSVVCPGSTVTELSPQTGKDPKKMLQPEDVARVVAMLVTQAPQSFVSEVLLRPTLKP, encoded by the coding sequence ATGAAAAGCCGAAACGGGAAGCCCCTAGCCGGGCAAGTAGCGGTGGTCACTGGGGGCGGGCACGGGATCGGAGCCGCCATCGCGGAGAAGCTGGCCGAACTGGGGGCAACCACAGTGGTCACGGGCCGCAACCGGCGGCGGCTGGAGGCAACCGCAGGGGCCATCGAAAAGTCCGGCGGGAGGGCCGAAGCCGTGGTCTGCGACGTGACGGAGCTGGGCTCGGTGGAAGGGCTGGCCGGCGGGGTTGAGAAGAGGCACGGGCGCATCGACATCCTGGTCAACAATGCGGGCGTCCGCGGACCGGTAGGGCCGCTGCACCAGCTGGGGCCGGAGAGCTGGGAAACGATCCTGAATACCAACCTGCGGGGCGTTTACTACTGCATCCGGGCGTTCGCGCCCATGATGGTGCGGGCCGGAAGCGGACACATCATCAACATCTCTTCGCTTGCCGGGAAGAACCCGGTCCCGAACGGCGCGGCTTATTCGGCGTCCAAGTGGGGGTTGAACGGGTTGAGCTACACGGTGGCGGAAGAGCTGCGAGGGCACAACATCCGGGTGTCCGTGGTGTGTCCGGGATCGACGGTGACGGAGCTCAGCCCGCAGACGGGGAAGGATCCGAAGAAGATGCTGCAACCGGAAGATGTGGCGCGCGTGGTGGCGATGCTGGTGACCCAAGCGCCGCAGTCGTTCGTGAGCGAGGTCCTGCTCCGGCCGACACTGAAGCCCTGA